A window of the Cystobacter fuscus genome harbors these coding sequences:
- a CDS encoding S8 family serine peptidase, with protein MIRGWAVVGLVGLMACADPEAGISPQSQNRCVDKTEHTVSGALTSLARDDRQAVLVRYRPGLRQSASVTRQLGVSVTAHYQLTPAVAARLTPQEISRLAEDPSVERIEPDLELRALGEPMSTGSVGEYTESLRLVQGPRVWDVNEDGVLDRGAPTGAGIRVCIIDSGIDRRHPELSLPYVDGHDFVDNDDDPSDESGGVRGLGHGTHVAGIIAAQLASGGTTWPGMSRDGMVGVAPGVELLVARVLNVHERASISNVLSALEWCQRKKAHVATLSLGAPMDMGVTARDAFQAARDAGMLIIAASGNDGTPNHEAPLNYPSAYPSVLAVGAVDSRAEVATFSNGGKGLSLVAPGVDVLSAISLRGNTISELDAGSQRHASRSLFFAPAGEFTGELVDCGNGEAQGCQGGTCDGFVAYVRLEPGATVSRVARNVMEQGARAIVFGMSESETQSWQMSLEGPGQTWVPSLSVGRESRAAVLKSLGKQVHVNLTGVDYARFMGTSMAAPHVAGVAALVWSARPTMTASEVRDLLERSALDLGAPGHDPRYGHGLVRARAALDALGGIQSLP; from the coding sequence ATGATCCGGGGATGGGCGGTAGTCGGGCTGGTGGGACTGATGGCGTGCGCGGACCCGGAGGCGGGTATCTCGCCCCAGAGTCAGAACAGGTGCGTGGACAAGACGGAGCACACCGTGTCCGGCGCGCTCACCTCCCTGGCCCGTGATGACCGCCAGGCCGTGCTCGTGCGCTACCGCCCCGGCTTGCGCCAGAGCGCCTCCGTGACGCGGCAGTTGGGTGTCTCCGTGACGGCCCACTACCAGCTCACCCCGGCCGTGGCCGCCCGCCTGACCCCCCAGGAAATCTCCCGGCTCGCCGAGGATCCCTCCGTGGAGCGCATCGAGCCGGACCTGGAGCTGCGCGCGCTCGGCGAGCCCATGAGCACCGGCTCCGTGGGGGAGTACACCGAGTCGCTGCGGCTCGTGCAGGGCCCACGGGTGTGGGACGTCAACGAGGACGGAGTGCTCGACCGGGGAGCCCCCACCGGCGCGGGCATCCGGGTGTGCATCATCGACAGCGGCATCGACCGGCGGCATCCCGAGCTGAGCCTGCCCTACGTGGACGGCCACGACTTCGTGGACAACGACGACGACCCGAGCGACGAGAGCGGGGGCGTGCGCGGGCTCGGCCACGGCACGCACGTGGCGGGCATCATCGCGGCCCAGCTCGCCTCGGGTGGCACCACCTGGCCGGGCATGAGCCGCGACGGCATGGTGGGCGTGGCCCCCGGCGTGGAGCTGCTCGTCGCCCGGGTGCTCAACGTGCACGAGCGCGCCTCCATCAGCAACGTGCTCTCCGCGCTCGAGTGGTGCCAGCGCAAGAAGGCGCACGTGGCCACGCTGTCGCTCGGAGCGCCCATGGACATGGGCGTCACCGCCCGGGACGCGTTCCAGGCCGCGCGCGACGCGGGAATGCTCATCATCGCCGCGTCGGGCAATGACGGTACCCCCAACCACGAGGCACCGCTCAACTACCCCTCCGCCTACCCGTCCGTCCTGGCCGTGGGGGCCGTGGACTCGCGCGCCGAGGTGGCGACCTTCTCCAACGGAGGCAAGGGCTTGAGCCTCGTGGCACCGGGCGTGGACGTGCTGTCCGCCATCAGCCTGCGGGGCAACACCATCTCGGAGCTCGACGCGGGCTCCCAGCGCCATGCCTCGCGTTCGCTCTTCTTCGCGCCCGCGGGCGAGTTCACCGGGGAACTCGTCGACTGCGGCAACGGCGAGGCCCAGGGGTGCCAGGGCGGCACGTGCGACGGCTTCGTGGCCTACGTGCGGCTGGAGCCGGGCGCCACGGTGTCCCGCGTCGCGCGCAACGTGATGGAGCAGGGCGCGCGCGCCATCGTCTTCGGCATGAGCGAGTCCGAGACCCAGTCCTGGCAGATGAGCCTGGAGGGGCCGGGGCAGACATGGGTGCCCTCGCTCTCCGTGGGGCGCGAGTCCCGGGCGGCCGTGCTCAAGAGCCTGGGCAAGCAGGTGCACGTGAACCTCACGGGCGTGGACTACGCCCGGTTCATGGGCACCTCCATGGCCGCGCCCCACGTGGCCGGCGTGGCGGCGCTCGTCTGGAGCGCCCGTCCGACGATGACGGCCAGCGAGGTGCGCGACCTGCTGGAGCGCAGCGCCCTGGACCTGGGAGCACCGGGCCATGACCCCCGCTACGGCCATGGACTCGTCCGGGCTCGGGCCGCCCTCGATGCGCTCGGTGGGATCCAGTCCCTGCCCTGA
- a CDS encoding PilZ domain-containing protein, translated as MMPPTDPTRSQGRYHPRVEANWMVHVHLGERRVLVKALDLSMAGLFLHGHPPDDVKRLTLTLPLPGVGELTTNCAIVRREAHGVAVEFDELDWDHLLMLARYLHPRLP; from the coding sequence ATGATGCCGCCCACCGACCCCACCCGTTCCCAGGGGCGCTACCACCCGCGCGTGGAAGCCAATTGGATGGTCCACGTGCACCTCGGCGAGCGCCGGGTACTCGTCAAGGCGCTCGACCTGTCCATGGCGGGCCTGTTCCTGCATGGCCACCCTCCGGACGACGTCAAGCGGCTCACCCTCACGCTCCCGCTGCCCGGCGTCGGGGAGCTCACCACGAACTGCGCCATCGTCCGCCGCGAGGCGCACGGCGTGGCGGTCGAGTTCGACGAGCTGGACTGGGACCACCTGCTGATGCTGGCGCGCTACCTCCACCCGCGCCTGCCCTGA
- a CDS encoding DUF885 domain-containing protein, which translates to MSQAPPHDLDTFVQLRASFFEYYLRAQPEEATTLGLHHLDDRLKDLSPAALGDEYALHRDVLARLERMPGEHFPTEARLDWRAMLDVTRFHVHAYEELRGHRRNLELSTYPHTMLQYQIGQAETPEDWAAIAGRAARIPTFLQQQEWLLAEGLATGEVPDAYTVRDFAENQLPVIVRYFEHLPEVPGAHDVLLPENQRRALQHAAREAREAFAAHHRFLRERVLPHASPSVVLGADEYAWRLRHMFGLTASPEELVRQAQDVLVQAQHALHRLSGAVAREVPGAPSSLSGLGEARELLAQLEAHHPARDEDVIPLYRELIAHAEQFVHEQGMFHVPEGLRLGIKPLPPGMVDVRGTNWPAPLLDPRKVGWFVLAPMAPAHPTVWAALLAVHEGIPGHFLQSVVWQRAFSRHPAPVRFLLVTDHVAMARGHFGPMLNIEGYATYAEERMRRAGFYTTAEELTALVARALRAVRVVVDIGLHTERMDDEAAVRYLVHHAGMPESHARREILRFKRIPMQSITYLLGALEFERLEADCRRQRGEHFDEAGFHDELFSFGPVPPAQLRSFMLAPE; encoded by the coding sequence ATGAGCCAGGCTCCCCCGCACGACCTCGACACCTTCGTCCAGCTGCGCGCCTCGTTCTTCGAGTACTACCTGCGTGCCCAGCCCGAGGAGGCCACGACGCTCGGGCTGCACCACCTGGACGACCGGTTGAAGGACCTGTCACCCGCGGCGCTGGGGGACGAGTACGCCCTGCACCGCGACGTGCTCGCGCGCCTGGAGCGGATGCCCGGGGAGCACTTCCCCACCGAGGCCCGGCTCGACTGGCGGGCGATGCTCGACGTCACCCGCTTCCACGTCCATGCCTACGAGGAGCTGCGCGGCCACCGGCGCAACCTCGAGCTGTCGACCTACCCGCACACGATGTTGCAGTACCAGATCGGCCAGGCCGAGACGCCCGAGGACTGGGCGGCCATCGCCGGCCGGGCCGCGCGCATCCCCACCTTCCTCCAGCAGCAGGAGTGGCTGCTCGCCGAGGGCCTCGCCACCGGAGAGGTGCCGGACGCGTACACCGTGCGCGACTTCGCCGAGAACCAGCTCCCCGTCATCGTCCGCTACTTCGAGCACCTGCCCGAGGTGCCCGGAGCCCATGACGTGCTCCTGCCGGAGAACCAACGGCGCGCCCTCCAGCACGCGGCCCGGGAGGCCCGCGAGGCCTTCGCCGCCCACCACCGCTTCCTGCGCGAGCGCGTGCTCCCCCACGCCAGCCCCAGCGTCGTGCTCGGCGCGGACGAGTACGCGTGGCGGCTGCGCCACATGTTCGGCCTCACCGCCTCGCCCGAGGAGCTGGTGCGCCAGGCCCAGGACGTCCTGGTCCAGGCCCAGCACGCGCTCCACCGGCTCTCCGGCGCGGTCGCCCGGGAGGTGCCCGGCGCCCCCTCGTCCCTCTCCGGGCTCGGCGAGGCGCGTGAGTTGCTCGCCCAGCTCGAGGCCCACCATCCCGCCCGGGACGAGGACGTCATCCCCCTCTACCGGGAGCTCATCGCGCACGCCGAGCAGTTCGTCCACGAGCAGGGGATGTTCCACGTGCCCGAGGGTCTGCGGCTGGGCATCAAGCCCCTTCCCCCGGGCATGGTGGACGTGCGGGGCACCAACTGGCCCGCGCCCCTGTTGGATCCGCGCAAGGTGGGCTGGTTCGTGCTCGCCCCCATGGCGCCCGCGCACCCCACCGTCTGGGCGGCGCTGCTCGCGGTGCACGAGGGCATCCCCGGCCACTTCCTGCAGAGCGTCGTCTGGCAGCGCGCCTTCTCCCGGCACCCCGCCCCGGTGCGCTTCCTCCTGGTGACGGACCACGTGGCCATGGCCCGGGGCCACTTCGGCCCCATGCTCAACATCGAGGGCTACGCCACCTACGCCGAGGAGCGCATGCGGCGCGCGGGCTTCTACACCACCGCCGAGGAGCTCACGGCGCTCGTGGCCCGCGCGCTGCGCGCCGTGCGCGTGGTGGTGGACATCGGCCTGCACACCGAGCGCATGGATGACGAGGCCGCGGTGCGCTACCTCGTGCACCACGCCGGCATGCCCGAGTCCCATGCGCGACGGGAGATCCTCCGCTTCAAGCGCATCCCCATGCAGTCCATCACCTACCTGCTCGGCGCGCTCGAGTTCGAACGGCTGGAGGCGGATTGCCGGCGCCAGCGCGGCGAGCACTTCGATGAGGCCGGCTTCCACGACGAACTCTTCTCGTTCGGCCCGGTGCCCCCCGCCCAGCTGCGCTCCTTCATGTTGGCCCCGGAGTGA
- a CDS encoding flagellar M-ring protein FliF, with translation MFSRRCLFLLLVCATGCQDRIQHGLDERQANELQRVLVERGLDARKVPESGKKPTWAIEVTGEQGSDAVRILAELGLPRPPEDAGCDVFGGGGLVRTPVEEQLCRVRVMEQGLEKTLQTVEGVILARVHLVVPPAPRPGQQPVPAKASALLRVAPGHAARLEGERERLRALLAGGVEGLSAEGVSLMVDEVSTRVVAPAPGASPLTRLRVLLAVLSLVITGLSLGLCWMTLRLRHLQARVEAKPAAPSAPSRPVVAPGAARKVA, from the coding sequence ATGTTCTCGCGACGCTGTCTCTTCCTGCTGCTCGTGTGTGCCACGGGCTGTCAGGACCGCATCCAACATGGCCTGGACGAGCGCCAGGCCAACGAACTGCAGCGGGTGCTCGTCGAGCGGGGGCTCGACGCGCGCAAGGTGCCCGAGTCGGGCAAGAAGCCCACGTGGGCCATCGAGGTGACGGGGGAGCAGGGCTCGGACGCGGTGCGCATCCTCGCCGAGCTGGGATTGCCGAGGCCGCCGGAGGACGCGGGGTGTGACGTCTTCGGAGGGGGCGGCCTGGTGCGCACGCCGGTGGAGGAGCAGCTGTGCCGGGTGCGGGTGATGGAGCAGGGATTGGAGAAGACGCTACAGACGGTGGAGGGGGTGATTCTCGCGCGGGTGCATCTGGTGGTGCCCCCCGCGCCGAGGCCCGGGCAGCAACCGGTGCCGGCGAAGGCCTCGGCCCTGTTGCGCGTGGCCCCCGGTCATGCGGCGCGGCTCGAGGGGGAACGGGAGCGGCTGCGCGCGCTGCTCGCCGGAGGCGTGGAAGGACTGAGTGCCGAGGGGGTGTCACTCATGGTGGACGAGGTGTCCACGCGGGTGGTGGCGCCCGCACCGGGTGCGTCTCCGCTGACGCGGCTGCGGGTGCTGTTGGCGGTGTTGTCCCTGGTGATCACGGGGCTGTCGCTGGGGTTGTGCTGGATGACGTTGCGCCTGCGGCACCTTCAAGCCCGGGTGGAGGCGAAGCCCGCGGCGCCTTCCGCTCCCTCGCGGCCGGTGGTGGCTCCGGGGGCGGCGCGCAAGGTGGCTTGA
- the sctQ gene encoding type III secretion system cytoplasmic ring protein SctQ translates to MRSPPGIHTQSTTLKPMGLRRLGTRRLSRAHVTLRERPQAVRFARQAMRGVCDVLGRELGCPVQVEARVLEAVVMPATGLAHTAAFALVDLSATGGTAVLELESPVLFAVLDRLSGGVTKRTPLMGLTRLEEASFAFVGLSVLSALRGQGELQGRFSPRLTGVTVNRAEALARLDARQRHLGVELTVTVGQTTAGGRLVVPARSLESALNDLPVERDDSIAPEVLAARLAVHFRVGCSTLSREALATLGVGDVILFAGLCWSGTSLRGPGRLLLRGLECGGEFAPEGFTLNRVLGRGLLQESDMVTAVHERSEGLPPLPVDVEIELTRMTMSLSELAALKPGALLPLRVSASEPVLLRVGDRAVARAELVDIEGEVGARILCLLP, encoded by the coding sequence ATGCGAAGTCCCCCTGGAATCCATACCCAGTCCACGACCTTGAAGCCGATGGGGCTGCGTCGGCTCGGTACCCGTCGTCTGTCTCGAGCTCACGTGACGCTGCGGGAGCGTCCCCAGGCCGTGCGGTTCGCGCGGCAGGCCATGCGGGGAGTCTGCGACGTGCTGGGCCGGGAACTGGGCTGTCCGGTCCAGGTGGAGGCACGGGTGCTGGAGGCGGTGGTGATGCCGGCGACGGGGCTGGCGCACACGGCGGCATTCGCGCTGGTGGACCTGTCGGCGACGGGAGGGACGGCGGTGCTGGAGCTGGAGTCACCCGTGCTCTTCGCCGTCCTGGATCGGCTGTCGGGGGGCGTGACGAAGCGGACTCCCCTCATGGGGCTGACGCGCCTGGAGGAGGCCTCCTTCGCCTTCGTGGGCCTGTCGGTGTTGTCCGCGCTGCGGGGCCAGGGGGAGTTGCAAGGGCGCTTCAGTCCGCGTCTCACCGGGGTGACGGTGAACCGCGCGGAGGCGCTGGCGCGTCTGGATGCCCGGCAGCGCCACCTGGGCGTGGAACTGACGGTGACGGTGGGGCAGACGACCGCGGGGGGGCGGTTGGTGGTTCCGGCCAGGAGCCTCGAGAGCGCACTGAACGACCTGCCGGTGGAGCGTGACGACTCGATCGCGCCCGAGGTGTTGGCGGCGCGGCTGGCCGTTCATTTCCGGGTGGGGTGCTCCACCCTGTCGCGCGAGGCGTTGGCCACGTTGGGAGTGGGGGACGTCATCCTGTTCGCGGGGCTGTGCTGGTCGGGCACGAGCCTGCGGGGTCCCGGGCGGCTGCTGTTGCGTGGCTTGGAATGTGGGGGGGAGTTCGCCCCCGAGGGTTTCACGTTGAACCGCGTCCTCGGACGCGGACTTCTCCAGGAGTCGGACATGGTGACCGCGGTGCATGAGCGGAGCGAGGGCCTTCCCCCGCTGCCGGTGGATGTGGAGATCGAGCTGACGCGGATGACGATGTCGCTCTCGGAGCTCGCGGCATTGAAGCCGGGGGCGTTGCTGCCGTTGCGCGTCAGCGCCAGCGAGCCCGTGCTGTTGCGCGTGGGGGACCGGGCGGTGGCGCGGGCGGAGCTGGTGGACATCGAGGGCGAGGTCGGGGCCCGTATCCTCTGCCTGCTGCCGTGA
- a CDS encoding ATP-dependent helicase HrpB, translated as MAIGKVGAVGGTGAASALERSGRAGFSQVMEGAKGAARPPGIPVATEGAPGRVPAQRPEATRGVCEAGGVERASGGRAEVKAAGQVGAVPEPGQAQAARVLDRVGEAQRRLDHILELAESGRSFSAAELLAFQAHVYRASQELDLAGKVVEKATGGVKQILQTQV; from the coding sequence ATGGCCATCGGCAAGGTGGGAGCGGTCGGAGGGACGGGCGCCGCGTCCGCGCTGGAGCGCTCGGGCCGGGCGGGTTTCAGCCAGGTGATGGAGGGCGCGAAGGGCGCGGCCAGGCCGCCGGGCATTCCGGTGGCCACCGAGGGCGCGCCGGGCCGGGTGCCCGCGCAACGGCCCGAGGCGACGCGCGGGGTGTGCGAGGCGGGAGGCGTGGAGCGGGCCTCGGGCGGGCGGGCGGAGGTGAAGGCCGCGGGGCAGGTGGGCGCGGTGCCCGAGCCCGGACAGGCCCAGGCGGCGCGGGTGTTGGACCGGGTGGGGGAAGCACAGAGGCGGTTGGATCACATCCTGGAGCTGGCCGAGTCCGGCAGATCGTTCTCCGCGGCGGAGCTGCTCGCCTTCCAGGCCCATGTGTACCGCGCGAGCCAGGAGCTCGATCTCGCCGGCAAGGTCGTCGAGAAGGCGACCGGCGGCGTGAAGCAGATCCTCCAGACGCAGGTGTGA
- a CDS encoding P1 family peptidase, which translates to MTLLLASRLTALFLWGASPNPSKEDASAPTGPRARTLGITFGGQTGPLDAITDVPGVEVGQVTLISGEGKRVVGEGPVRTGVTAVLPRGRARVTESVFAAIHALNGSGEMTGSHWVGESGLLTGPVMLTNTNSVGAVRDAVVAWGVQHGAAWELGLPVVAETYDGLLNDVDGFHVKAEHAWRAIDGASSGPVAEGNVGGGTGMTCHGFKCGIGTASRRLPEAMGGYTLGVLVQANYGRRSLFTVEGVPVGEELKDLQACYTGDTLPGSRFAQGMKPCAQRTEMSPRNASEGMGSIIVLVATDAPLLPHQLGRIARRVPLAIGKMGGLGENSSGDIFLAFSTQPVTPASSGQVAQVGSLDNARLNPLFEATVQATQEAILNALLAARTQTGADGVRVFALPHDRLLQAMRKYGRRAR; encoded by the coding sequence ATGACTCTTCTTCTCGCCAGCCGTCTCACCGCGTTGTTTCTGTGGGGGGCATCCCCGAATCCGTCGAAGGAGGACGCCTCCGCCCCGACCGGCCCCAGGGCGCGTACGCTGGGCATCACCTTTGGCGGCCAGACGGGGCCGCTGGATGCGATCACCGACGTGCCCGGAGTGGAGGTGGGGCAGGTGACGCTCATTTCCGGCGAGGGCAAGCGAGTGGTGGGCGAGGGTCCCGTGCGCACGGGCGTGACCGCGGTGCTGCCCCGGGGCCGTGCCCGCGTCACCGAGTCCGTGTTCGCCGCCATCCATGCCCTCAATGGCAGTGGAGAGATGACGGGCTCGCACTGGGTGGGTGAGTCTGGCCTGCTCACGGGACCCGTGATGCTGACCAACACGAACAGCGTGGGGGCGGTGCGCGACGCGGTCGTGGCGTGGGGCGTCCAGCATGGCGCGGCGTGGGAGTTGGGGCTGCCCGTGGTCGCGGAGACCTATGACGGCCTGCTCAATGACGTGGATGGTTTCCACGTGAAGGCGGAGCACGCGTGGCGCGCCATCGACGGGGCGAGCAGCGGCCCGGTGGCCGAGGGGAATGTCGGGGGGGGCACGGGGATGACGTGCCATGGCTTCAAATGCGGTATTGGAACGGCCTCTCGTCGGCTGCCGGAGGCCATGGGGGGTTATACCCTCGGTGTGTTGGTGCAGGCCAACTACGGCCGCCGTTCCTTGTTCACGGTCGAGGGGGTGCCGGTGGGCGAGGAGCTCAAGGACCTCCAGGCCTGCTACACGGGGGACACGCTCCCTGGCTCCCGGTTCGCGCAGGGCATGAAGCCCTGCGCGCAGCGCACGGAGATGTCGCCCCGGAACGCGTCCGAAGGCATGGGCTCCATCATCGTCCTGGTGGCCACGGACGCGCCGCTGCTGCCGCACCAGTTGGGACGCATCGCCCGTCGTGTGCCGCTCGCCATCGGGAAGATGGGGGGCCTGGGAGAAAACTCCTCGGGGGATATCTTCCTGGCGTTCTCCACCCAGCCGGTGACGCCGGCCTCCAGCGGCCAGGTGGCCCAGGTGGGCTCGCTAGACAACGCGCGTTTGAATCCGCTCTTCGAGGCCACGGTGCAGGCCACCCAGGAAGCCATTCTCAATGCCCTGCTCGCCGCTCGCACCCAGACGGGAGCCGATGGCGTCCGGGTGTTCGCCCTGCCACACGACCGGCTCCTTCAGGCGATGCGCAAGTATGGACGGCGCGCGCGCTGA
- a CDS encoding inorganic diphosphatase, which translates to MSEFSLPPGLPSEPEVLIESPRGSVVKRRADGSVDFISPLPCPYNYGCVPGLDSGDGDPLDVVVLGPRLRRGARLRVPVVGVIGFLDAGCADPKVICSTRPLRPVDRWGLAAFFHTYALFKRGLYLVRGRRTGDTRYVGWLPGVTPGPT; encoded by the coding sequence GTGTCCGAGTTCTCCTTGCCTCCCGGGCTGCCGAGCGAGCCCGAAGTCCTGATCGAATCCCCCCGGGGTTCGGTGGTGAAGCGGCGCGCGGATGGGAGCGTGGATTTCATCTCCCCGCTGCCCTGTCCCTACAACTACGGCTGTGTTCCCGGGCTGGACTCGGGGGATGGGGATCCACTGGACGTGGTGGTCCTGGGTCCGCGGCTGCGCCGGGGAGCGCGCCTGCGGGTGCCGGTGGTGGGGGTGATTGGATTTCTCGACGCGGGGTGCGCCGATCCCAAGGTCATCTGCAGCACGCGGCCCCTGCGCCCGGTGGACCGCTGGGGCCTGGCGGCCTTCTTCCACACCTACGCCCTCTTCAAGCGGGGGCTCTATCTCGTCCGGGGCCGGCGCACCGGCGACACGCGCTACGTGGGGTGGTTGCCGGGCGTCACTCCGGGGCCAACATGA
- the fliB gene encoding flagellin lysine-N-methylase, whose product MPTELTLPRYMTRFRCIAERCEDTCCAGLKIPVSPSDARRMQPALAAHPAQAEHLRRSAGPESDEGTGQTPFLPMHPDGTCAFLDPQRMCALQRDHGEGALPDVCATFPRVVTAREGHWELSGSLACPEVVRLSLLAQDAMRPESQPFPSPLIPRPEAVSHLSRDPAEGYTFHAEPVRAALLRLLDREEHPLATRLVLLGQLAYAVDDFYFRGTDAFREETRAGAEARLSEALQRFDAWEAHEAVHQEFSGLALPGGPCVGLFTSVVKARMAARGGRVREWGRSVLESLGLEEGGPGDLDAAWSLYTRRWQALNAAQGPRLTQYFHHYVAHFLWRTSFTEFPSLLAYVFRVALRVGLVRLMLMGHPKVVALLEEPSSPEALESLERAVVETVQTVAKHVEQSPEFLSLTEGLVGTGRGAETLGKVLVFASF is encoded by the coding sequence ATGCCCACCGAGCTCACCCTGCCGCGCTACATGACGCGCTTCCGCTGCATCGCGGAGCGCTGCGAGGACACCTGCTGCGCGGGCTTGAAGATCCCCGTGAGCCCGTCCGACGCGCGGCGGATGCAACCCGCCCTGGCCGCTCATCCAGCCCAGGCGGAGCACCTGCGCCGGAGCGCCGGCCCGGAGTCGGACGAGGGCACCGGGCAGACGCCCTTCCTGCCGATGCACCCGGATGGCACCTGCGCCTTCCTCGATCCCCAGCGGATGTGCGCGCTCCAGCGCGACCATGGCGAGGGCGCGCTGCCGGATGTCTGCGCCACCTTTCCGCGCGTCGTCACCGCGAGGGAGGGCCACTGGGAACTCTCCGGCTCCCTGGCCTGCCCCGAGGTGGTGCGCTTGAGCCTGCTCGCACAGGACGCGATGCGGCCCGAGTCCCAGCCCTTCCCCTCGCCCCTCATCCCCCGCCCCGAGGCGGTCAGTCACCTGAGCCGGGATCCGGCGGAGGGTTACACCTTCCACGCCGAACCCGTCCGCGCGGCGCTGCTACGGCTGCTGGACCGGGAGGAGCACCCGCTCGCCACCCGGCTCGTCCTGCTCGGGCAGCTCGCCTACGCGGTGGATGACTTCTACTTCCGGGGAACGGACGCCTTTCGGGAGGAGACGCGCGCCGGGGCCGAGGCCCGCTTGAGCGAGGCCCTCCAGCGCTTCGACGCCTGGGAGGCGCACGAGGCGGTGCACCAGGAGTTCAGCGGACTGGCCCTGCCCGGTGGCCCCTGCGTGGGTCTGTTCACCTCGGTGGTGAAGGCACGCATGGCGGCCCGGGGAGGTCGCGTCCGGGAGTGGGGGCGGAGCGTCCTGGAGTCGCTCGGACTGGAGGAAGGGGGGCCGGGAGACCTGGACGCGGCCTGGAGCCTCTACACGCGGCGGTGGCAGGCCCTGAACGCGGCGCAAGGCCCACGGCTCACCCAATACTTCCACCACTACGTCGCCCACTTCCTGTGGCGCACGTCGTTCACCGAGTTCCCGAGCCTGCTCGCATACGTGTTCCGCGTGGCCCTGCGGGTGGGACTCGTCCGCTTGATGCTCATGGGGCACCCCAAGGTCGTGGCGCTCCTCGAGGAGCCCTCGTCCCCCGAGGCACTGGAGTCATTGGAGCGGGCGGTGGTGGAGACCGTGCAGACCGTGGCCAAGCACGTGGAGCAGTCCCCGGAATTCCTCTCACTCACCGAGGGGCTCGTGGGGACGGGACGTGGCGCGGAGACCCTGGGCAAGGTGCTCGTCTTCGCCTCGTTCTGA
- a CDS encoding response regulator yields the protein MVANPQNPFHILLVEDEPVIRELVRSMLSDGAVEVVCASNGVEGLKLAKGRPFQLILMDVVLPQLDGISVCRMLKSDPLTSKVPVYMLTAKSKKADMESATLAGADGYIQKPFKGAELMALVERLRQVT from the coding sequence ATGGTCGCCAATCCGCAGAATCCCTTCCACATCCTCCTGGTCGAGGACGAACCCGTCATCCGGGAACTGGTGCGTTCCATGTTGAGCGATGGGGCCGTGGAGGTGGTCTGTGCCTCCAACGGCGTCGAGGGCCTGAAGCTGGCGAAGGGCCGGCCCTTCCAGCTCATCCTGATGGACGTGGTGCTGCCCCAGCTCGATGGCATCTCGGTGTGCCGGATGCTCAAGAGTGATCCGCTGACCTCGAAGGTGCCGGTGTACATGCTCACGGCCAAGTCCAAGAAGGCGGACATGGAGAGCGCCACGCTGGCGGGGGCGGACGGCTACATCCAGAAGCCCTTCAAGGGCGCGGAGTTGATGGCGCTGGTGGAGCGGCTGCGCCAGGTGACCTGA